One window of the Paraburkholderia sp. PGU19 genome contains the following:
- the rfaE1 gene encoding D-glycero-beta-D-manno-heptose-7-phosphate kinase yields the protein MHDPLNIHPTPTVPEGATLAPEVGVIARERLAAARVLVVGDVMLDRYWFGDVNRISPEAPVPVVLVQKQEDRLGGAANVARNAAALGAQAGLLCVVGHDEPGERVVQLLGDSGVAPYLERDPELPTTIKLRVLSRQQQLLRVDFEKAPAHEALLAGLARYDALLPTHDVILMSDYAKGGLTHVTQMIAKARAAGKPVLVDPKGDDWERYRGATLITPNRAELREVVGQWKSEADLHTRVAKLRAELDLKALLLTRSEEGMTLFSDEGVLHAAAVAREVYDVSGAGDTVIATLAVMLGAGLPLDEAVSLANRAAGIVVAKLGTATVDYDELFHH from the coding sequence ATGCACGACCCGCTGAACATTCATCCGACTCCGACCGTGCCTGAGGGCGCGACGCTTGCACCCGAGGTGGGCGTCATCGCGCGCGAACGGCTGGCGGCGGCGCGCGTGCTGGTGGTCGGCGATGTGATGCTGGACCGTTACTGGTTCGGCGACGTCAATCGTATTTCGCCGGAAGCGCCCGTGCCCGTAGTGCTGGTGCAAAAGCAGGAGGACCGGCTGGGCGGCGCGGCGAACGTCGCGCGCAACGCGGCGGCGCTCGGCGCGCAGGCGGGCCTGCTGTGCGTGGTCGGCCATGACGAGCCGGGCGAGCGCGTCGTACAACTGCTCGGCGATAGCGGCGTCGCGCCGTATCTGGAGCGCGACCCGGAATTGCCGACGACGATCAAGCTGCGCGTGCTGTCGCGTCAGCAGCAACTGTTGCGCGTCGACTTCGAAAAAGCGCCCGCGCACGAAGCGCTGCTCGCCGGCCTCGCTCGCTACGACGCGTTGCTGCCCACTCATGACGTGATCCTGATGTCGGACTACGCGAAGGGCGGCCTCACGCACGTCACGCAGATGATCGCGAAGGCGCGCGCGGCGGGCAAGCCGGTGCTGGTCGATCCGAAGGGCGACGACTGGGAGCGCTATCGCGGCGCGACGCTGATCACGCCGAACCGCGCGGAGTTGCGCGAAGTGGTCGGGCAGTGGAAATCCGAAGCCGATTTGCACACACGCGTGGCGAAGCTGCGCGCCGAGCTCGATCTGAAAGCGCTGCTGCTCACGCGCTCGGAAGAGGGCATGACGCTCTTCTCCGACGAAGGCGTCTTGCACGCGGCGGCTGTAGCTCGCGAAGTGTATGATGTGTCCGGCGCAGGCGACACCGTGATCGCGACGCTCGCCGTGATGCTTGGCGCGGGCCTGCCGCTCGACGAAGCCGTGTCGCTCGCGAATCGCGCAGCGGGAATCGTGGTCGCCAAGCTCGGTACGGCCACCGTCGACTACGACGAACTCTTTCATCATTGA
- the lapB gene encoding lipopolysaccharide assembly protein LapB, with the protein MDLDLWWLLVIPVAFAFGWVAARYDLKALLSESANLPRSYFRGLNFLLNEQPDQAIDAFIEVVKLDPETIELHFALGNLFRRRGETDRAIRVHQNLLSRADLPVNERDHALYELGQDFLKAGLLDRAEETFKALQSGDYALGAQRSLLTIYQIEKDWNKSIDTARRLETMGAASLDKEIGHFHCELAQEALQQKNPDEARRQLDLALKAYPQNVRATILFGDVDAAAGEHEKAIEQWLHVEQQNAAYLPLVAEKLMKAYEALGRQEAGADLLTTWVDRYPSNDLLDVAYQHVSALRGPEAAHALARTQMQKSPNLAGMTRLLEAQQAVAEEPRRSELELMRTLIRQRTKNLPRYTCQNCGFRARLFYWQCPGCSGWESYAPRRVEPITASS; encoded by the coding sequence ATGGATCTAGACCTCTGGTGGCTGCTCGTCATACCCGTCGCGTTCGCGTTCGGCTGGGTGGCTGCGCGTTACGACCTCAAGGCGCTGTTGTCCGAAAGCGCCAACCTGCCGCGTTCTTATTTTCGCGGACTAAACTTTCTGTTGAACGAGCAGCCGGACCAGGCCATCGACGCCTTCATCGAAGTCGTCAAGCTCGATCCGGAAACGATTGAACTGCACTTCGCGCTCGGCAACCTGTTCCGCCGCCGCGGTGAAACGGATCGCGCGATCCGCGTGCATCAGAACCTGCTGAGCCGCGCGGACTTGCCCGTCAACGAGCGCGATCACGCGCTGTACGAACTCGGGCAGGACTTCCTTAAGGCGGGCCTGCTGGACCGCGCGGAAGAGACGTTCAAGGCCCTGCAATCGGGCGACTACGCACTCGGCGCGCAGCGCTCGCTGCTCACGATCTATCAGATCGAGAAAGACTGGAACAAGTCGATCGATACCGCGCGCCGGCTTGAAACGATGGGCGCGGCGTCGCTCGATAAGGAAATCGGCCACTTCCATTGCGAACTCGCACAAGAAGCGCTGCAGCAGAAGAACCCGGACGAAGCCCGCCGTCAGCTGGATCTCGCATTGAAGGCGTATCCGCAGAACGTGCGCGCGACGATCCTGTTCGGCGACGTCGATGCGGCGGCCGGCGAGCACGAAAAGGCGATCGAACAGTGGCTGCATGTGGAGCAACAGAATGCGGCGTATCTGCCGCTCGTCGCTGAAAAGCTGATGAAGGCCTACGAAGCGCTTGGCCGTCAGGAAGCGGGCGCGGATCTGCTGACGACGTGGGTGGACCGTTATCCGTCGAATGATCTGCTCGACGTCGCGTATCAGCATGTGTCGGCGCTGCGCGGTCCCGAAGCGGCGCACGCGCTCGCGCGCACGCAGATGCAGAAGTCACCGAATCTCGCCGGCATGACGCGCCTGCTCGAAGCACAGCAGGCGGTCGCCGAAGAACCGCGCCGCAGCGAACTGGAGTTGATGCGCACGCTGATCCGTCAGCGCACCAAAAATCTGCCACGGTACACGTGCCAGAATTGCGGCTTCCGGGCGCGCCTGTTCTATTGGCAGTGTCCGGGCTGCAGCGGTTGGGAAAGCTATGCGCCGCGCCGCGTCGAGCCGATCACGGCGTCGAGCTGA
- the rpsA gene encoding 30S ribosomal protein S1 has translation MQIQIFMSDLQTSTPNTESFAALFEESLTKQDMRAGEVISAEVVRVDHNFVVVNAGLKSEAYIPLEEFLNDAGEVEVQAGDFVSVAIDALENGYGDTILSRDKAKRLASWLSLEKALDNNELVTGTITGKVKGGMTVMVNGIRAFLPGSLVDTRPVKDTTPYEGKTLEFRVIKLDRKRNNVVLSRRAVIEATQGEERAKLLETLKEGAIVEGVVKNITDYGAFVDLGGIDGLLHITDIAWRRVRHPSEVLSVGQEVTAKILKFDQEKNRVSLGIKQLGDDPWEGISRRYPSGTRLFGKVTNITDYGAFVEVESGIEGLVHVSEMDWTNKNVAPSKVVQLGDEVEVMVLEIDEDRRRISLGMKQCKPNPWDDFSRNFKKGDKIQGAIKSITDFGVFIGLPGGIDGLVHLSDLSWSETGEEAVRKYKKGDEVEAIVLGIDVEKERISLGIKQLEGDPFSNFVAMNDKGSIVDGVVKTVDAKGAVVQLTADVEGYLRASEIAQDRVEDARNVLKEGDKVNAMIINIDRKSRGINLSIKAKDSAEQQEAIRGLAADTSSAASGTTNLGALLKAKLDGQNQ, from the coding sequence ATGCAAATTCAGATTTTTATGTCCGACCTGCAAACCTCTACCCCGAATACCGAATCTTTTGCGGCTCTGTTCGAAGAGTCGCTGACCAAGCAAGACATGCGCGCTGGCGAAGTGATCTCCGCCGAAGTCGTGCGTGTCGACCACAACTTCGTGGTCGTCAACGCTGGTCTCAAGTCCGAAGCCTACATCCCGCTCGAAGAGTTTCTGAATGACGCGGGCGAGGTAGAAGTGCAGGCGGGCGACTTCGTTTCCGTCGCGATCGACGCGCTGGAAAACGGCTACGGCGACACCATCCTGTCGCGCGACAAGGCGAAGCGTCTGGCTTCGTGGCTGTCGCTGGAAAAGGCCCTCGACAACAACGAACTCGTGACGGGCACCATCACGGGCAAGGTCAAGGGCGGCATGACCGTCATGGTCAACGGCATTCGCGCATTCCTGCCGGGCTCGCTGGTCGACACGCGCCCTGTGAAGGATACGACGCCGTACGAAGGCAAGACGCTGGAATTCCGCGTCATCAAGCTGGACCGCAAGCGTAACAACGTCGTGCTGTCGCGCCGCGCTGTCATCGAAGCGACGCAAGGCGAAGAGCGCGCAAAGCTGCTCGAAACGCTGAAGGAAGGCGCGATCGTCGAAGGCGTGGTCAAGAACATCACCGACTACGGCGCGTTCGTGGACCTCGGCGGCATCGACGGCCTGCTGCACATCACCGACATTGCATGGCGTCGCGTGCGTCACCCGAGCGAAGTTCTGTCGGTTGGCCAGGAAGTCACCGCAAAGATCCTCAAGTTCGATCAAGAGAAGAACCGCGTCTCGCTCGGTATCAAGCAACTGGGCGACGATCCGTGGGAAGGCATCTCGCGCCGTTACCCGTCGGGCACGCGTCTGTTCGGCAAGGTCACGAACATCACCGACTACGGCGCGTTCGTTGAAGTCGAATCGGGCATCGAAGGCCTTGTCCACGTTTCGGAAATGGACTGGACGAACAAGAACGTTGCGCCGTCGAAGGTTGTCCAGCTGGGCGACGAAGTCGAAGTCATGGTTCTCGAAATCGACGAAGACCGCCGCCGTATCAGCCTCGGCATGAAGCAATGCAAGCCGAATCCGTGGGATGACTTCAGCCGCAACTTCAAGAAGGGCGACAAGATCCAGGGCGCAATCAAGTCGATCACCGACTTCGGTGTCTTCATCGGTCTGCCTGGCGGCATCGACGGTCTGGTTCACCTGTCGGACCTGTCGTGGTCGGAAACGGGCGAAGAAGCTGTCCGCAAGTACAAGAAGGGCGACGAAGTGGAAGCGATCGTTCTCGGCATCGACGTCGAGAAGGAACGTATTTCGCTGGGTATCAAGCAGCTCGAAGGCGACCCGTTCAGCAACTTCGTTGCAATGAACGACAAGGGTTCGATCGTTGACGGCGTGGTCAAGACGGTTGACGCGAAGGGTGCAGTGGTTCAGCTGACGGCGGACGTCGAAGGCTACCTGCGCGCTTCGGAAATCGCACAAGATCGCGTGGAAGACGCTCGCAACGTGCTGAAGGAAGGCGACAAGGTCAATGCGATGATCATCAACATCGACCGCAAGTCGCGTGGCATCAACCTGTCGATCAAGGCGAAGGATTCGGCTGAGCAACAGGAAGCGATTCGCGGCCTGGCAGCTGACACCAGCTCGGCAGCCAGCGGCACGACGAACCTGGGCGCGCTGCTGAAGGCCAAGCTCGACGGCCAGAATCAGTAA
- a CDS encoding integration host factor subunit beta, whose product MTKSELVAQLATRFPQLVLKDADFAVKTMLDAMSDALANGHRIEIRGFGSFGLNRRPSRVGRNPKSGEKVLVPEKFVPHFKPGKELRERVDRRAGEPLKAESEDDDL is encoded by the coding sequence ATGACCAAATCAGAATTGGTCGCCCAGCTGGCTACGCGATTTCCGCAACTTGTCCTCAAGGATGCGGATTTCGCGGTGAAGACGATGCTCGATGCGATGTCGGACGCTCTGGCGAACGGCCATCGCATCGAAATTCGCGGCTTCGGCAGCTTCGGCCTGAACCGCCGTCCATCCCGCGTCGGGCGCAACCCGAAATCGGGCGAAAAGGTGTTGGTGCCGGAGAAATTCGTGCCGCACTTCAAGCCTGGCAAGGAATTGCGCGAGCGCGTCGATCGTCGTGCGGGCGAGCCTTTGAAAGCTGAATCCGAGGACGACGATCTCTAA
- a CDS encoding UDP-glucose/GDP-mannose dehydrogenase family protein produces MKITIIGTGYVGLVTGACLAEVGNDVFCLDVDPRKIDILNNGGMPIHEPGLREIIARSRAAGRITFSTDVEASVAHGEIQFIAVGTPPDEDGSADLQYVLEAARNIGRTMNGFKVIVDKSTVPVGTAQRVRAVIAEELEKRGLADSAQHRFSIVSNPEFLKEGAAVDDFMRPDRIVVGVDNDEDGDKAREKIRRLYAPFNRNHERTLYMDVRSAEFTKYAANAMLATRISFMNEMANLADTVGADIEAVRRGIGSDPRIGYHFLYAGVGYGGSCFPKDVQALIRTGSEMGHSLRILEAVEEVNHEQKEVLVRKITDALGEDLSDRTFAVWGLSFKPNTDDMREAPSRRVIAQLLARGATVRAYDPVATAEAKRVFALDLASAPDHQARLHFTSTQDETLAGADALVIVTEWKEFKSPDFTHLKAELKTPLIFDGRNLYEPEAMSELGIDYHSIGRPYARPAEHSSDSDRA; encoded by the coding sequence ATGAAAATCACTATTATCGGCACGGGTTACGTAGGTCTCGTCACGGGCGCATGTCTTGCCGAAGTCGGCAACGACGTTTTCTGTCTGGACGTCGATCCGCGCAAGATCGACATTCTCAACAACGGCGGCATGCCGATCCATGAGCCGGGCCTGCGGGAGATCATCGCGCGCTCGCGCGCAGCGGGGCGCATCACGTTTTCGACCGATGTCGAGGCGAGTGTCGCGCACGGTGAGATCCAGTTCATCGCCGTGGGCACGCCACCCGACGAAGACGGCTCCGCCGACCTGCAATATGTGCTCGAAGCGGCCCGCAACATCGGCCGCACGATGAACGGCTTCAAGGTGATCGTCGACAAGTCGACGGTGCCCGTCGGCACTGCGCAGCGCGTGCGCGCGGTGATCGCGGAAGAACTGGAGAAGCGCGGTCTCGCGGACAGCGCGCAGCATCGGTTCTCGATCGTGTCGAATCCGGAGTTCCTGAAGGAAGGCGCAGCCGTCGACGACTTCATGCGGCCGGACCGTATCGTCGTCGGCGTCGACAATGACGAAGACGGCGACAAGGCGCGCGAGAAGATCCGCCGCCTGTACGCGCCGTTCAACCGCAATCACGAGCGCACGCTTTACATGGATGTGCGCTCGGCCGAATTCACGAAGTACGCGGCTAACGCGATGCTCGCCACGCGCATCTCGTTCATGAACGAGATGGCAAATCTGGCCGATACGGTCGGCGCGGACATCGAAGCCGTGCGCCGCGGCATCGGCTCGGACCCGCGCATCGGCTATCACTTCCTGTACGCGGGCGTCGGTTATGGCGGCTCGTGCTTTCCGAAGGACGTGCAGGCGCTGATCCGCACGGGCAGCGAGATGGGCCACAGCCTGCGCATTCTGGAAGCCGTCGAAGAAGTGAACCACGAGCAGAAGGAAGTGCTCGTGCGCAAGATCACGGACGCGCTCGGCGAAGATCTGAGCGACCGCACCTTCGCTGTGTGGGGTCTCTCGTTCAAGCCGAATACCGACGACATGCGCGAGGCGCCGAGCCGCCGCGTAATCGCGCAACTGCTCGCGCGCGGCGCGACGGTGCGCGCGTACGATCCCGTCGCGACGGCGGAGGCAAAGCGCGTATTTGCACTCGATCTCGCCAGCGCGCCCGATCACCAGGCGCGCCTGCACTTCACGAGCACGCAGGACGAAACGCTCGCGGGCGCCGATGCACTCGTCATCGTCACGGAATGGAAGGAGTTCAAGAGCCCGGACTTCACGCACCTGAAGGCCGAGCTGAAAACGCCGCTGATTTTTGACGGCCGCAATCTGTACGAACCCGAAGCGATGTCCGAACTCGGCATCGACTATCACTCGATTGGACGTCCGTATGCACGACCCGCTGAACATTCATCCGACTCCGACCGTGCCTGA
- a CDS encoding LapA family protein, with product MKFIVWLIRVLVFVLLLVLALSNTQSATLNFLAGYSWQAPLILIGLAFFVVGLLAGLVSSLPAMFRLRMENGRLKRELRVARETPAVVEEPPMPPLI from the coding sequence ATGAAATTTATCGTCTGGCTGATTCGCGTGCTGGTGTTCGTGCTGCTGCTGGTGCTTGCACTGTCCAATACGCAAAGCGCTACGCTGAATTTCCTCGCCGGGTATTCGTGGCAGGCGCCGTTGATTCTGATCGGCCTGGCGTTCTTCGTCGTGGGCCTTCTGGCCGGTCTCGTGTCGTCGCTGCCGGCAATGTTCCGGTTGCGGATGGAAAACGGCCGGCTCAAGCGCGAACTGCGCGTGGCGCGCGAAACGCCCGCTGTCGTCGAAGAGCCGCCTATGCCGCCGCTCATCTAG